A genomic segment from Polyangium mundeleinium encodes:
- a CDS encoding AAA family ATPase: protein MLRKLSVKNFRLLRDVTIDVEPGKPIVLIGPNGSGKSSVIQVLDLLSRWAGAGFVAGCHAFDGFWSLMTSAPDVEETRIDLDIEFSPNDPILHYGMGACSPGRITQEILEKRPSPGVVPNALVDRQAGNLVLWNERRQVFEDQAISLHELSFESVRQVASYPSLAGLQSALSSIRIYDGFLTTPLWTRSPQEGKFSPFDGGVLSMEPHIDRRGLALVNALYFIKENEDEHAWNELLYALRSEFPFVDRLEFPPEHTGGRISLQFRDKRYPSTRFSGHQMSEGMATYLCLLAAILSPEPTMALAFDEPDRHLHPSALRRIVYLLERASEHTAVFVTTHSDRFLDYLSDPAGSIRICEPTAEGVKLRMLNREALDEWREHYSLQELRAQGHLDPANADDPLS, encoded by the coding sequence ATGCTCCGCAAGTTGTCCGTCAAAAACTTCCGCCTGCTGCGCGACGTGACGATCGACGTCGAGCCGGGCAAGCCCATCGTGCTGATCGGCCCGAACGGATCCGGCAAGAGCAGCGTGATTCAAGTGCTGGATTTGCTGTCGCGGTGGGCAGGCGCGGGGTTCGTGGCTGGGTGCCACGCCTTCGACGGCTTCTGGTCCTTGATGACGAGCGCTCCAGACGTAGAGGAGACGCGCATCGATCTGGATATCGAGTTTTCGCCGAACGATCCCATTTTGCATTACGGCATGGGGGCGTGCTCGCCTGGTCGCATTACTCAAGAAATTCTCGAGAAGCGGCCCTCGCCGGGGGTTGTGCCGAACGCCCTCGTCGATCGTCAGGCGGGCAACCTCGTCCTGTGGAATGAGCGCAGGCAGGTATTCGAGGATCAAGCCATCTCACTGCATGAACTCTCCTTCGAATCGGTCCGTCAGGTGGCATCGTATCCATCCCTGGCCGGCCTGCAGTCGGCCTTGTCGAGTATTCGTATCTACGATGGCTTCTTGACGACGCCGCTTTGGACCCGAAGCCCTCAAGAAGGGAAGTTCTCGCCGTTCGATGGCGGAGTTCTCTCCATGGAACCGCACATTGATCGTAGAGGGCTCGCCTTGGTCAACGCGCTCTACTTCATCAAAGAGAACGAAGACGAACATGCGTGGAACGAGCTCCTCTACGCACTCCGCTCCGAATTCCCGTTCGTCGATCGTCTGGAATTTCCGCCTGAGCACACCGGAGGGCGCATCTCGCTCCAGTTCCGCGACAAGCGATACCCAAGCACGCGCTTTTCTGGCCACCAGATGTCTGAAGGCATGGCCACCTACCTTTGCTTGCTCGCCGCCATTCTTTCCCCAGAGCCCACCATGGCCCTGGCCTTCGACGAGCCAGATCGCCATCTCCACCCCTCAGCCCTGCGCCGCATCGTCTACCTCCTGGAACGCGCCTCGGAGCACACCGCCGTCTTCGTGACTACCCACTCCGACCGCTTCCTCGATTACCTCTCGGATCCCGCCGGCAGCATTCGCATCTGTGAGCCCACGGCGGAAGGTGTGAAGCTGCGCATGCTGAACAGGGAGGCGCTCGACGAGTGGCGCGAGCATTACTCACTCCAGGAGCTCCGCGCCCAAGGGCACCTGGACCCGGCGAACGCGGACGACCCTCTCTCATGA
- a CDS encoding protein kinase domain-containing protein produces the protein MAEGTLAQPGDVIARRYRVESWLGQGNMAIVYQAKHVNTGKACALKLVHPHLVTRKEFVDLFVKEAQLGARIGENPHIVDVFDAGVDEARKVPYLAMELLQGDTLESYLKKHARLAPRLAHTVFEHLADALDQAHGAGVIHRDLKPGNLFLARDRKGQTLLKVMDFGIAKVLESHEQRTATQIGSPAYAAPEQLGATLRSLAATQGISISQTVQASTDVWALGLVAYEAFTGVQPGQYWGVDTYADLMICIALEEHPAATHRAGDYAKFLPRGFDKWFSRCIQRDATERWQSAGEAVRELVRLIDEWTSDPLTGDLKLAPFEAPVSSKSSKGVKPLPKPMPKPAVSGSLRPSVTGLPLKLQIPKAAPAVADPAKAGAPEPGKTGPVSRAMPTAPGIAPKTGPVAAAAPKTGPVAAAVPKTGPVVAKPTTTPTPAPVAATPAPAPVAATPAPAPVAASASEGPSLLDSALVSLVDSAPVLSDPAPVLTDSALTESAPALTDSALTESAQVLTDSAAKLTDSGPKLSDSGPTAHDPSRPSQRPTKPVLPPKPPQAPPQAPPRKPAAPPPIPVRREPPPKAAAPPMPPKERARLQEQAMQLELDNKWPELCDVLRKLEAAEPTAERKARYLYQLAIVHVDRLDQTDRALELLDEALDKNPSLVEAFDQVVAIHEGRADWKKIERAYRKMLHRHAGTEDTSLKHRLWFKLGEIYRDLFDNPGAAVEAFRMALRNATREEAIADHLTIAELCAHIGQVDDAIAAYQAVLRVDPGQVDAYRAIYRLSVDRGAYDPAWCAAAALAFLREADEEQVTYFQDYRPDGRIQVKSRFDSELWARHVFHEDQSLLVGKIFEMLARAAMKAKVEALRQRKELLALDPFLRQDPTTSSVPFVRTMGWASRVIGVTCPALFVRSDVPGGIVAVPTEPPASVVGQTLLGGLSQEELAFIAGKHLAMYRGEHYIKQLFPSAEELRVIFHAAVKMVMPDANTPRDVDTRAEATAKALRSFMGPREQDGLRVVVRKFISEREEADIGRYFRAVEFTATRAGFILCGDLGVAKKIIAAEPTLPDDPLPSDKLKDLLAYSVSESYLAVRQTLGIAIGQE, from the coding sequence ATGGCGGAAGGGACGCTGGCCCAGCCTGGCGATGTGATCGCCCGTAGATATCGGGTCGAATCCTGGCTCGGCCAGGGCAACATGGCCATCGTCTATCAGGCCAAGCACGTGAACACGGGCAAGGCGTGCGCGCTCAAGCTCGTGCACCCCCACCTCGTCACGCGCAAGGAGTTCGTCGACCTCTTCGTCAAAGAGGCCCAGCTCGGCGCGCGAATCGGCGAAAACCCGCACATCGTCGACGTGTTCGACGCAGGCGTCGACGAGGCGCGCAAGGTCCCGTACCTCGCGATGGAGCTGCTCCAAGGCGACACGCTGGAGAGCTACCTCAAGAAGCACGCACGCCTGGCTCCGCGGCTCGCGCACACGGTCTTCGAGCACCTCGCCGACGCGCTCGATCAAGCCCACGGCGCTGGCGTCATCCACCGCGACCTCAAGCCCGGCAACCTCTTCCTCGCCCGTGATCGGAAGGGGCAGACCCTGCTCAAGGTGATGGACTTCGGCATCGCGAAGGTGCTGGAGAGCCACGAGCAACGCACCGCGACGCAGATCGGATCGCCCGCGTACGCCGCGCCCGAGCAGCTCGGCGCGACGCTGCGCAGCCTCGCCGCGACGCAGGGGATCTCGATCTCGCAGACCGTGCAGGCGTCGACCGACGTGTGGGCGCTCGGGCTCGTCGCGTACGAGGCGTTCACCGGCGTGCAACCCGGCCAGTACTGGGGCGTCGACACGTACGCGGATCTCATGATCTGCATCGCGCTCGAAGAGCATCCGGCGGCGACGCATCGGGCCGGCGACTACGCGAAGTTCCTGCCGCGGGGCTTCGACAAGTGGTTCTCGCGGTGCATCCAGCGCGACGCCACCGAGCGATGGCAGTCGGCCGGCGAAGCGGTGCGCGAGCTGGTGCGGCTCATCGACGAGTGGACGTCGGATCCGCTGACGGGGGATCTGAAGCTCGCGCCGTTCGAAGCGCCGGTCTCGTCGAAGTCGAGCAAGGGCGTCAAGCCTCTCCCGAAGCCGATGCCGAAGCCCGCGGTCTCCGGGTCGCTTCGCCCGTCGGTGACAGGGCTCCCACTGAAGCTCCAGATCCCGAAAGCCGCGCCGGCCGTGGCCGATCCGGCGAAGGCGGGCGCGCCCGAGCCGGGGAAGACGGGTCCGGTGTCGAGGGCCATGCCCACCGCGCCGGGGATCGCGCCGAAGACGGGGCCCGTGGCCGCGGCTGCGCCGAAGACGGGGCCCGTGGCCGCGGCTGTGCCGAAGACGGGGCCCGTGGTCGCGAAGCCCACGACCACGCCAACCCCCGCGCCCGTCGCTGCGACCCCGGCGCCCGCGCCCGTGGCCGCGACCCCCGCGCCCGCGCCCGTGGCCGCGTCTGCTTCGGAAGGCCCCTCGCTCCTCGACTCCGCGCTGGTGTCGCTGGTCGACTCCGCGCCGGTGCTGTCCGACCCCGCGCCGGTGCTGACGGACTCGGCGCTGACGGAGTCCGCGCCCGCGCTGACGGACTCGGCGCTGACGGAGTCCGCGCAGGTGCTGACGGACTCCGCGGCCAAGCTGACGGACTCGGGGCCGAAGCTCTCGGACTCGGGGCCCACGGCGCACGATCCCTCGCGCCCGAGCCAGCGGCCGACGAAGCCCGTCCTGCCGCCGAAGCCGCCGCAAGCGCCGCCGCAGGCGCCGCCGCGCAAGCCCGCCGCGCCTCCGCCCATCCCCGTGCGGCGCGAGCCTCCACCCAAGGCCGCGGCGCCGCCGATGCCGCCGAAGGAGCGCGCGCGCTTGCAAGAGCAAGCGATGCAGCTCGAGCTCGACAACAAGTGGCCCGAGCTCTGCGACGTGCTCCGCAAGCTCGAAGCCGCCGAGCCCACGGCCGAGCGCAAAGCGCGGTACCTCTACCAGCTCGCGATCGTCCACGTGGATCGTCTCGACCAGACGGATCGCGCGCTCGAGCTGCTCGACGAGGCGCTCGACAAGAACCCGAGCCTCGTCGAGGCCTTCGATCAGGTCGTGGCGATCCACGAGGGGCGCGCCGACTGGAAGAAGATCGAGCGCGCCTACCGCAAGATGCTGCACCGGCACGCGGGCACCGAGGACACCTCGCTCAAGCACCGGCTGTGGTTCAAGCTCGGCGAGATTTACCGCGATCTCTTCGACAACCCCGGCGCGGCCGTCGAGGCCTTCCGCATGGCCCTGCGCAACGCCACGCGCGAGGAGGCCATCGCCGATCACCTCACGATCGCCGAGCTCTGCGCGCACATCGGGCAGGTCGACGACGCGATTGCCGCGTACCAGGCCGTGCTGCGCGTCGATCCCGGGCAGGTCGACGCCTACCGGGCGATCTACCGGCTCAGCGTCGATCGCGGCGCCTACGATCCGGCCTGGTGCGCGGCGGCCGCGCTCGCGTTCTTGCGCGAGGCGGACGAGGAGCAGGTGACCTACTTCCAGGACTACCGCCCCGACGGCCGCATCCAGGTGAAGAGCCGCTTCGACAGCGAGCTCTGGGCGCGCCACGTGTTCCACGAGGACCAGAGCCTGCTCGTCGGCAAGATCTTCGAGATGCTCGCGCGTGCTGCGATGAAGGCGAAGGTCGAGGCGCTCAGGCAACGCAAGGAGCTGCTCGCGCTCGATCCCTTCCTGCGGCAGGACCCGACGACGTCGAGCGTCCCGTTCGTGCGGACGATGGGCTGGGCGTCGCGCGTCATCGGCGTGACCTGCCCGGCGCTCTTCGTGCGCAGCGACGTGCCGGGCGGGATCGTCGCGGTGCCGACGGAGCCGCCCGCGTCGGTCGTCGGGCAGACGCTGCTCGGCGGTTTGTCCCAGGAGGAGCTCGCGTTCATCGCGGGCAAACACCTCGCGATGTACCGCGGCGAGCACTACATCAAGCAGCTCTTTCCGAGCGCGGAGGAGCTCCGGGTCATCTTCCACGCGGCCGTGAAGATGGTGATGCCCGACGCGAACACGCCACGCGACGTGGACACGCGCGCCGAGGCGACGGCGAAGGCGCTGCGCTCGTTCATGGGTCCCCGCGAGCAGGACGGGCTCCGCGTCGTGGTGCGGAAGTTCATCTCGGAGCGGGAGGAGGCGGACATCGGCCGGTACTTCCGCGCCGTCGAGTTCACGGCCACGCGCGCGGGGTTCATCCTGTGCGGGGATCTCGGCGTGGCGAAGAAGATCATCGCCGCGGAGCCGACGCTCCCGGACGATCCGCTGCCCTCGGACAAACTGAAGGATCTGCTCGCGTACTCGGTGTCGGAGAGTTACCTCGCGGTGCGCCAGACGCTCGGGATCGCGATCGGGCAGGAGTAG
- a CDS encoding ATP-binding protein: MRNAPRSSPSPRTNVKARSTRFIGREPELAALHARLTTEVLVSVLGAPGVGKTRLAHEYALRRAEAYPGGAWSCDLTNASGVDGICGALGATLDVPLTAGHSAGMLAQLADAIAARGRVLVILDNFEHLVAHAQATLPALRERAPDARFLVTSRTRTDLEGEAILELGPLPLPQGSADVADSEAVRLFVDRAGLVAHGYTLTTDEAPRTAALVRELDGLPLALELAAARMRVFSTATLLDHLRRRFDVLVRGASSGGPRHGSLRDAIDASWRALDPWEQAVFAHCAVFRGSFDLYAAERVIDLGEGAPRVADVLQSLRDRSLLAREAPREGPDDARFTLYLSIRDYAWDRLRERGAEGAAVARHAAYYEEQASLWAAKADGPEGVEARRWLLAERENLLAVHRRAFERIGPPRAEDVRTAARVALALQPALTVHGPLRLAAALHDAVLSASGAAGLDTDLRARALAARAEVHRLMGDYPRALADAEEVSALSTHTRDPDALVRARFTRTLVHLFQGRLVEAHAALERARGLIQPDDRRLQGRALTVLGVIRVFEGAQDEARDSFLKALPLHREAGDIHFEGMAEGNLCVAQIHFGRLEEAREHGERAVALHRALGNRRNLANCFSSLASIADELGRSDEAEAYWEQSIRIAGEIGDRYTLGVVLGHQGSHLFMAQRVSEARESFKRALVSLRDQHSMEVAIHAWLGSVEATAGRLDAAREAFAEAERPSWARERPTNAAVIHYLRGHLDLALAREAEASGDLAGAELSVASAKRRLAAAPLTPPRLEATRARRSLEHALLSHGRAAEDAALLVHPEGEWFRLPSGRRVDCSRRRLLGRLLVALTEQRLERPGAPMSVKDLVAKGWPNERILSGAAVARLRVALSSLRKEGLGALLVNHPKGYLLDPNTPARFAAHGA, from the coding sequence GTGCGAAACGCGCCGCGCTCGTCCCCATCGCCGCGGACCAACGTAAAGGCTCGCTCGACGCGGTTCATCGGACGGGAGCCCGAGCTCGCGGCGCTCCATGCGCGGCTCACCACCGAGGTCCTGGTGAGCGTGCTCGGCGCTCCGGGCGTAGGCAAAACGCGGCTCGCCCACGAGTACGCGCTCCGGCGCGCCGAAGCTTATCCAGGCGGCGCGTGGAGTTGCGATCTCACCAACGCCTCCGGCGTCGATGGCATCTGTGGGGCGCTGGGCGCGACGCTGGACGTCCCCCTCACCGCGGGCCACAGCGCCGGCATGCTCGCGCAGCTCGCCGACGCGATCGCCGCGCGGGGCCGGGTCCTCGTGATCCTCGACAACTTCGAGCACCTCGTCGCCCACGCGCAGGCGACGCTCCCGGCCCTGCGCGAGCGCGCGCCGGACGCACGGTTCCTCGTCACCTCGCGGACACGAACCGATCTCGAAGGCGAAGCGATCCTCGAGCTCGGCCCGCTCCCGCTCCCCCAGGGGAGCGCCGACGTCGCCGACTCCGAAGCAGTCCGCCTCTTCGTCGATCGCGCGGGGCTCGTCGCGCACGGCTACACCCTCACGACGGACGAAGCGCCCCGCACGGCCGCGCTCGTGCGCGAGCTCGACGGCCTGCCGCTGGCGCTCGAGCTCGCCGCCGCGCGCATGCGCGTCTTCTCCACGGCCACGTTGCTCGACCACCTGCGCCGCCGGTTCGACGTGCTGGTGCGCGGGGCGTCGAGCGGCGGGCCGCGGCACGGCTCGCTCCGCGATGCGATCGATGCGTCGTGGAGGGCGCTCGACCCCTGGGAGCAAGCCGTCTTCGCGCACTGCGCCGTCTTTCGCGGCAGCTTCGATCTGTACGCGGCCGAGCGGGTCATCGACCTCGGCGAGGGCGCCCCGCGCGTGGCCGACGTGCTCCAATCGCTCCGTGATCGATCGCTGCTCGCGCGCGAGGCGCCGCGCGAGGGCCCCGACGACGCGCGCTTCACGCTCTACCTCAGCATCCGCGACTACGCGTGGGACCGATTGCGCGAGCGAGGCGCGGAAGGCGCCGCCGTCGCGCGGCACGCGGCCTACTACGAAGAGCAGGCGAGCCTCTGGGCCGCGAAGGCCGACGGGCCAGAGGGCGTCGAGGCCCGGCGCTGGCTCCTGGCCGAAAGGGAAAACCTCCTCGCGGTGCACCGCCGCGCGTTCGAGCGGATCGGGCCACCGCGCGCCGAGGACGTGCGCACGGCGGCGCGCGTCGCGCTCGCGCTCCAGCCGGCGCTCACGGTGCACGGGCCGCTCCGCTTGGCCGCGGCCCTGCACGACGCGGTCCTCAGCGCCTCGGGCGCGGCCGGGCTCGACACAGACCTCCGCGCGCGGGCCCTCGCCGCGCGCGCCGAGGTGCACCGGCTGATGGGAGATTATCCGCGCGCCCTCGCGGATGCAGAGGAGGTGAGCGCCCTCTCGACCCACACCCGCGACCCCGACGCGCTCGTGCGAGCGCGCTTCACCCGGACACTCGTCCACCTCTTTCAAGGCCGTCTGGTCGAGGCCCATGCAGCGCTCGAACGCGCACGCGGGCTCATCCAGCCCGACGATCGCCGCCTCCAGGGGCGCGCCCTGACCGTGCTCGGCGTGATCCGGGTCTTCGAGGGAGCGCAGGACGAAGCGCGGGATTCGTTTCTGAAGGCGCTGCCCCTCCACCGCGAGGCGGGCGACATCCATTTCGAGGGAATGGCGGAGGGCAACCTCTGCGTCGCGCAGATCCATTTCGGGCGCCTCGAAGAGGCACGCGAGCACGGCGAGCGCGCGGTCGCCCTTCACCGCGCCCTCGGCAACCGGCGGAACCTGGCCAATTGCTTCAGCAGCCTGGCGTCGATCGCCGACGAGCTCGGACGCTCGGACGAAGCGGAGGCGTACTGGGAGCAATCGATCCGCATCGCGGGCGAGATCGGCGATCGTTACACGCTGGGCGTGGTCCTCGGGCACCAAGGGAGCCATCTCTTCATGGCGCAGCGAGTGAGCGAGGCCCGGGAGAGCTTCAAGCGCGCGCTCGTCAGCCTGCGCGACCAGCACTCGATGGAGGTCGCCATCCACGCGTGGCTCGGCAGCGTCGAGGCGACGGCCGGGCGGCTCGACGCCGCGCGCGAGGCGTTCGCCGAAGCGGAGCGGCCGAGCTGGGCGCGGGAGCGGCCCACGAACGCCGCGGTCATCCACTACCTGCGCGGGCACCTCGATCTCGCGCTCGCCCGCGAGGCCGAGGCCAGCGGCGATCTCGCGGGCGCGGAGCTCTCCGTCGCCTCCGCGAAGCGACGGCTCGCGGCGGCGCCCCTCACCCCGCCGCGCCTCGAAGCCACACGCGCGCGCCGCTCGCTCGAACACGCGCTCCTTTCGCATGGACGGGCGGCCGAGGACGCGGCGCTGCTCGTCCATCCCGAGGGGGAGTGGTTCCGCCTGCCCTCGGGGAGGCGTGTGGACTGCTCGCGCCGGCGCCTGCTCGGCCGCCTCCTGGTCGCCTTGACGGAGCAGCGCCTCGAACGCCCCGGCGCCCCGATGTCCGTGAAGGATCTCGTAGCGAAGGGATGGCCGAACGAGCGCATCTTGTCCGGCGCGGCCGTCGCGCGCCTTCGGGTCGCGCTGAGCAGCTTGCGCAAGGAGGGGCTCGGCGCGCTCCTCGTGAACCACCCCAAAGGGTACTTGCTGGATCCGAACACCCCCGCGCGGTTTGCCGCGCACGGCGCATGA
- a CDS encoding SDR family NAD(P)-dependent oxidoreductase encodes MSFPGAPSRPVIVITGATHGIGHAAAIELARRGARLGLVARSEAKARTTRADIERAAPGTPVDVFLADLSAQADVRRVARELDHAYDRIDVLVNNAGLHAFEQRITADGLPEMVAVNYLAPWLLTHCLRDKLVASAPCRIVNVASDAHRNVRVLDPARHLCSTQAFTGRESSEHYARSKLMDILFTQELARRLAGTGVTANACCPGLNASGLGRESKGFTRLAALFNRVGLFRPEKGARILVRLARDPALEGVTGEFFSTVRLFQAFPPAPMRQDRELQRRLWEATAALVGEGVSP; translated from the coding sequence ATGTCCTTTCCAGGAGCGCCGTCCCGTCCCGTCATCGTCATCACCGGAGCCACCCACGGCATCGGTCACGCCGCGGCGATCGAGCTCGCTCGCCGCGGCGCCCGCCTCGGACTCGTCGCCCGCAGCGAAGCCAAGGCGCGGACGACGCGTGCAGATATCGAGCGCGCGGCGCCGGGCACCCCGGTGGATGTCTTTCTCGCGGACCTCTCCGCGCAAGCCGACGTCCGCCGGGTGGCCCGGGAGCTCGACCACGCGTACGACCGCATCGACGTGCTCGTGAACAATGCCGGTCTGCACGCGTTCGAGCAGCGGATCACCGCGGACGGGCTGCCGGAGATGGTCGCCGTCAACTACCTCGCGCCCTGGCTTTTGACCCATTGCCTGCGCGACAAGCTCGTCGCCTCGGCCCCTTGCCGGATCGTCAACGTCGCCTCCGACGCCCACCGCAACGTCCGCGTACTCGATCCCGCGCGCCACCTCTGCTCCACGCAAGCGTTCACCGGAAGGGAGTCGTCCGAGCATTACGCCCGCTCGAAGTTGATGGATATCCTGTTCACGCAGGAGCTCGCCCGTCGGCTCGCGGGCACCGGGGTCACGGCCAATGCCTGCTGTCCCGGCCTCAATGCCAGCGGGCTCGGGCGCGAGTCGAAGGGGTTCACGCGGCTCGCGGCCCTCTTCAACCGGGTCGGCCTGTTCCGCCCCGAGAAGGGCGCTCGTATCCTGGTTCGCCTGGCCCGCGATCCGGCGCTCGAGGGCGTGACGGGCGAATTTTTCTCCACGGTGCGCCTCTTTCAGGCATTTCCTCCTGCGCCGATGCGACAGGACAGGGAGCTGCAACGACGTCTTTGGGAAGCCACCGCCGCGCTGGTTGGGGAGGGCGTCTCTCCATGA
- a CDS encoding MarR family winged helix-turn-helix transcriptional regulator, protein MSRKECREIDREKLVASVGEQVSALVTAARALTAAASAELHPDLQPAAFHVVQWIKAFGPAHAGTIAEGLGMDKSAVSRLIGDLKRTGILRATPDPNDRRAALLSITALGEKRLKKVQEQKGQVFYKRLERWSSEELATFAELLRRFNTPPP, encoded by the coding sequence ATGAGCCGAAAGGAGTGCCGCGAGATCGACCGCGAGAAGCTCGTCGCCTCCGTGGGCGAGCAGGTGAGCGCGCTGGTCACCGCCGCTCGAGCCCTCACGGCGGCGGCCTCCGCCGAGCTCCACCCCGATCTGCAGCCGGCCGCGTTCCATGTCGTGCAATGGATCAAGGCGTTTGGTCCGGCTCACGCCGGGACGATCGCCGAGGGGCTCGGCATGGACAAGAGCGCGGTGAGCCGGTTGATCGGCGACCTCAAGCGGACGGGCATCCTCCGCGCGACGCCGGATCCGAACGATCGCCGCGCCGCGCTGCTCTCCATCACGGCGCTCGGTGAGAAGCGGCTGAAGAAGGTTCAGGAGCAAAAAGGGCAGGTGTTCTACAAGCGGCTCGAGCGCTGGAGCAGCGAAGAGCTGGCGACCTTCGCCGAGCTCTTGCGTCGCTTCAACACGCCGCCTCCGTAG